One genomic segment of Mytilus galloprovincialis chromosome 5, xbMytGall1.hap1.1, whole genome shotgun sequence includes these proteins:
- the LOC143075151 gene encoding uncharacterized protein LOC143075151: MDIEEVVIFQEMEDCKNESLLLSKTLDALELSDEHVRSKVSMFSRLEVLANAVDYQPDYQNTILTGSIMDGIGWKGYMTDIDTMLRFSYVSIKEKEGNVHDENTGHIFELADENTHPGYTRLRLYKEGPLMENNIFSLTPNGAKSYCFEEEGIFFLSSYKFKTAFNRYQLIPERPAWVMQSSYNYAVSFPDEEEILEHGPSLCFSDETKEEPLHDSVPCFHFHEWPRQATEWKMRLPRNWPIQKDVDSVVSKGCEIVPVGFLGSKTRHLEWRLSFALSERVLLRTFNNIQHKCYALLKMLLKDVIAEEVPQVLSSFHMKNALFWALEKTESAIWCEERITDAFMACVNQMLPFIRDGFEPAYFIPENNVLEGRMNEDEQRKLVDLFSGFVKEGWKCLLRCKSLSTEPYLKELLQQYTRSKSISTVLHDLHDVDVKSVWFQHDLRLFPRYEDARLEIMTTIAPVEGDSLSMTIARHHMTLKRLDDRSVNEFYRNTLEPIKAAIKSSLGFHLFTLYNEFSGSNSSMEKTHDYLQAVSECLTEGMESDAAAGKLKYATYFYMTGETDSCKKMAEEIVANSHRLSVFVPHFLPNRFGPTPMEIENYELFVRSNDMTLKERFLSSIYQAVVFMPTESSMSPPAVKFQLQTPLPEPLKYTSWLSWALYDPLVYAYYLLFLCETKNDKKSTAEGALESIEKLLSERQVGYEVSALNLLGFSYISINNVEKGVPFLLQAMEKSISPNSIVWQMGSTMSAILEGPFSKTRAATKTTSLL, translated from the coding sequence AAATGGAAGACTGTAAGAATGAATCCTTACTTTTGTCAAAAACACTTGATGCGCTCGAGTTATCAGATGAACATGTTCGTTCAAAGGTGTCCATGTTTTCGAGGCTTGAAGTATTAGCGAACGCAGTAGATTATCAACCCGATTATCAGAATACAATTCTCACAGGAAGCATAATGGACGGGATTGGTTGGAAAGGATACATGACAGATATTGATACCATGTTGCGTTTTTCTTACGTGTCTATAAAGGAGAAGGAAGGAAATGTACATGATGAAAATACAGGTCATATTTTTGAATTAGCTGATGAAAATACCCATCCAGGTTACACGCGACTTCGGCTTTACAAAGAAGGGCCATTAATGGAAAACAACATTTTCTCTCTGACACCCAATGGAGCAAAATCTTATTGTTTCGAGGAAgaaggaattttttttctttcttcttacaAATTTAAAACAGCTTTCAACAGGTACCAGCTGATTCCAGAGCGACCAGCATGGGTGATGCAAAGTTCATATAACTATGCTGTTTCATTTCCAGACGAGGAGGAAATTTTAGAACACGGACCTTCGCTTTGCTTTTCTGATGAAACAAAAGAAGAACCTCTTCATGATTCCGTTCCTTGCTTCCATTTTCATGAATGGCCAAGACAGGCGACTGAATGGAAAATGCGCCTACCTAGAAATTGGCCAATACAAAAAGACGTTGATTCAGTTGTTTCAAAAGGCTGTGAAATTGTCCCAGTTGGCTTTCTTGGAAGCAAAACTCGACATTTGGAATGGAGGCTATCATTTGCTTTGTCTGAACGGGTTCTTTTACGAACTTTTAACAACATACAACATAAATGCTATGCGCTTCTTAAAATGCTTTTAAAGGATGTTATCGCCGAGGAAGTTCCTCAAGTGCTGTCATCATTCCATATGAAAAATGCCTTATTCTGGGCTTTAGAAAAAACAGAAAGTGCTATCTGGTGTGAGGAAAGGATTACAGATGCCTTCATGGCATGTGTAAATCAAATGCTTCCCTTTATACGAGACGGATTTGAACCAGCCTATTTCATTCCAGAAAATAATGTTTTAGAGGGGCGCATGAATGAAGATGAACAACGGAAATTGGTAGATTTGTTCAGTGGTTTTGTGAAAGAAGGTTGGAAATGTTTGCTACGTTGTAAATCATTGTCAACCGAACCATATCTTAAAGAATTACTTCAGCAATACACCCGCTCCAAAAGTATAAGTACAGTCCTACACGACTTGCATGACGTGGATGTTAAATCTGTATGGTTTCAGCATGACCTTAGACTCTTTCCTCGGTATGAAGACGCAAGACTAGAAATCATGACGACAATAGCACCCGTAGAAGGTGATTCCTTGTCCATGACAATAGCCCGCCATCACATGACCCTGAAACGTCTGGACGATAGATCTGTTAATGAATTTTACAGGAACACACTTGAACCGATTAAAGCTGCAATCAAATCAAGTTTAGGATTTCACCTTTTTACTTTGTACAATGAGTTCTCTGGATCTAATTCGTCCATGGAAAAAACTCATGACTATCTTCAAGCAGTATCAGAGTGTCTTACTGAAGGTATGGAATCAGATGCAGCAGCCGGTAAGCTGAAATACGCTACATACTTTTACATGACTGGTGAGACTGATAGCTGTAAGAAGATGGCAGAAGAAATTGTTGCAAATTCCCATCGGCTTTCAGTATTTGTACCACATTTTTTGCCGAACAGATTTGGGCCAACACCTATGGAAATAGAAAACTACGAATTATTTGTCCGGTCAAATGATATGACACTAAAAGAACGATTTCTTAGCTCCATTTATCAAGCTGTTGTCTTCATGCCAACCGAGTCTTCAATGTCGCCTCCTGCGGTGAAATTTCAACTTCAAACACCTCTACCCGAACCTTTGAAGTATACATCATGGCTTAGCTGGGCGCTATATGATCCTTTGGTATATGCCTACTACTTGTTATTTCTCTGTGAAACAAAGAATGACAAAAAATCTACTGCTGAGGGTGCATTAGAATCTATTGAAAAACTTTTATCCGAACGACAAGTTGGTTATGAGGTCTCTGCTTTGAATTTACTTGGTTTTTCGTACATATCGATAAACAATGTCGAAAAGGGTGTTCCATTCCTTTTACAAGCCATGGAAAAGTCAATAAGTCCAAATTCAATAGTTTGGCAAATGGGAAGTACTATGTCTGCTATACTGGAAGGTCCATTTTCGAAAACAAGAGCAGCAACCAAAACCACTAGTCTCTTGTGA